One genomic window of Leishmania major strain Friedlin complete genome, chromosome 15 includes the following:
- a CDS encoding putative ribonucleoprotein p18, mitochondrial precursor — MRRLSSQLMCTAAAARFASAGGAKKYDLFGYEVDTNTAPWIDKVKKCRYYDEAGEVLVNMNVKNCPPDLETYNATLQKIYEAPSKQDKPVENESKFCAMMDLMEEMQHRNKVKPNEESWTWVLKECVQSGQFRLGYCVARLMEAEFKRVPAELVQQNEANASKAKADGKEHPSTLAQQQSLFDIKIQ, encoded by the coding sequence ATGCGCCGTCTGTCTAGCCAGCTTatgtgcaccgctgccgcggcccgCTTCGCgtccgccggcggcgcgaaGAAGTACGACCTGTTCGGCTACGAGGTGGACACGAACACGGCGCCGTGGATCGACAAGGTGAAGAAGTGCCGCTACTACGACGAGGCCGGCGAGGTGCTGGTGAACATGAACGTGAAGAACTGCCCGCCGGATCTGGAGACGTACAACGCGACGCTGCAGAAGATCTACGAAGCGCCGAGCAAGCAGGACAAGCCGGTGGAGAACGAGAGCAAGTTCTGCGCGATGATGGACCTGATGGAGGAGATGCAACACCGCAACAAGGTGAAGCCGAACGAGGAGTCGTGGACGTGGGTGTTGAAGGAGTGCGTGCAGAGTGGGCAGTTCCGCCTCGGCTACTGCGTTGCGAGGCTGATGGAGGCTGAGTTCAAGCGGGTGCCGGCagagctggtgcagcagaacGAGGCGAACGCTTcgaaggcgaaggcggaCGGCAAGGAGCATCCGagcacgctggcgcagcagcagagcctGTTCGACATCAAGATTCAGTAA
- a CDS encoding putative sterol carrier protein, with protein sequence MQRIRLVGVGRTAIGALKRSSIDLAREAMERAFAEANIAAKDVGALIATPSLSSGHFMQAHYLATQFQLTAANPAMLFKTVDTGGASPISSIGAALDFFRRMPGLNVAVVVSSDAVHTLPSSEFAKRSNESVPSPYLAEPHIPHGYDFYAQWQMKRYGLKREQLAMVPVLMSAMSVRHPDAMCRRRYSLEEVLGARQIAPVTNLPECARRADGAVAIVLAREEHYKQHLATGPLDGRRPYVLGVGEASGPLYPPATHEEVTPETFSCHRAMRLAYEATGGLSTSDIDFFGLYDCFPICFIRALEAAGLCREGEGGQMVEEAYRRAVQHGGDVDPSEFPINTHGGLMCFGAPWEVPAMYNVAEAVAQLGGQAGPRQVHPTPRRALVYGNGGIFSASAVAILSTDAP encoded by the coding sequence ATGCAGCGCATTCGACTTGTCGGGGTGGGACGAACCGCCATCGGCGCTTTGAAGCGGAGCAGCATCGATCTAGCGCGGGAGGCCATGGAGCGCGCCTTTGCGGAGGCCAACATCGCTGCCAAAGACGTTGGCGCCCTCATCGccaccccctcgctctcgtcTGGGCACTTCATGCAAGCGCACTACCTCGCCACACAGTTCCAGCTCACTGCCGCAAATCCAGCGATGCTGTTCAAAACGGTAGACACGGGTGGCGCCAGCCCGatcagcagcatcggcgctGCGCTAGACTTCTTCCGCCGCATGCCGGGCCTCAACGTAGCTGTAGTGGTGTCGAGCGATGCGGTGCACACTCTGCCAAGTTCCGAGTTCGCGAAACGCTCGAACGAGAGCGTCCCTTCTCCCTACCTGGCAGAGCCGCACATACCACATGGCTACGACTTTTACGCGCAGTGGCAAATGAAGCGGTACGGGTTGAAGCGCGAGCAGCTGGCAATGGTGCCGGTGCTCATGAGCGCCATGTCCGTGCGACACCCGGATGCCATGTGCAGGAGGCGCTACTCCTTGGAGGAAGTGCTCGGAGCTCGCCAAATCGCACCTGTGACGAATCTTCCCGAGTGTGCGCGTCGCGCAGACGGTGCAGTCGCAATCGTGCTCGCACGGGAGGAACACTACAAGCAGCACCTCGCGACGGGACCGCTCGACGGCCGCAGGCCGTACGTCCTTGGCGTCGGCGAAGCCTCCGGCCCGCTTTACCCGCCAGCCACGCACGAGGAAGTGACGCCTGAGACGTTCTCGTGCCATCGCGCCATGCGCCTGGCGTACGAGGCGACTGGTGGACTCTCCACCTCTGACATCGACTTCTTCGGCTTGTACGACTGCTTCCCGATCTGCTTCATTCGCGCCTTGGAGGCGGCTGGGTTGTGcagggagggcgagggcgggCAGATGGTGGAAGAGGCCTACCGTAGGGCGGTGCAGCATGGCGGCGATGTGGACCCGAGCGAGTTCCCCATCAATACCCACGGCGGTCTCATGTGCTTCGGAGCGCCGTGGGAGGTGCCGGCAATGTACAACGTGGCGGAGGCTGTCGCGCAGTTGGGTGGTCAAGCGGGGCCGCGGCAGGTCCACCCTACCCCGCGACGTGCGCTTGTGtacggcaacggcggcatTTTTTCCgcttcggcggtggcgatCCTCAGCACCGACGCACCGtag
- a CDS encoding putative replication Factor A 28 kDa subunit yields the protein MLASTPGSNFGGAVASSNNNGGQQPQRRMHPIRPLTIKQMLEAQSVGGGVLVVDGREVTQATVVGRVVGYENANMASGGGAITAKHFGYRITDNTGMLVVRQWIDADRMQEPLAINTHVRASGTVNVWQQTPIVTGTVVSMADSNEMNYHMLDAILTHFRLTQGNKRAPSSGVSIQNTASAVGMHNMLPGGDNKVLLTDLLVSFIKQHGSSGAGMSMDELTTSAQRYGFTHGDVRTAMRTLAAEGKVYQTHDNRFNI from the coding sequence ATGCTCGCTTCGACCCCCGGCAGCAACTTCGGAGGCGCTGTCGCATCCTCGAACAACAATGGCggccagcagccgcagcgtcgcaTGCATCCAATTCGCCCGCTCACCATCAAGCAGATGCTGGAGGCTCAGAgcgttggcggcggtgttCTGGTCGTGGACGGCCGCGAGGTGACGCAGGCGACCGTTGTAGGCCGTGTGGTGGGCTACGAGAACGCCAACATGgcctctggtggtggcgccaTCACTGCCAAGCACTTTGGGTACCGAATCACCGACAACACGGGCATGCTCGTCGTGCGCCAGTGGATCGATGCGGACAGGATGCAGGAGCCCCTTGCCATTAACACGCACGTCCGCGCGTCTGGCACAGTGAATGTGTGGCAGCAGACCCCCATCGTCACCGGCACCGTGGTGAGCATGGCGGACAGCAACGAAATGAACTACCACATGTTGGACGCCATTCTGACGCACTTCCGCCTGACACAGGGCAATAAGCGTGCCCCGAGCAGTGGTGTCTCGATACAGAATACGGCCTCGGCCGTTGGCATGCACAATATGCTGCCTGGCGGCGACAATAAGGTGCTGCTGACAGACCTCCTTGTCTCTTTCATCAagcagcacggcagcagcggtgctggcaTGTCGATGGATGAACTAACGacgtcggcgcagcgctACGGCTTCACCCATGGCGACGTGCGCACCGCGATGCGGACGCTGGCAGCGGAGGGGAAAGTGTACCAGACCCACGACAACCGCTTCAACATCTAA
- a CDS encoding putative protein phosphatase 1 catalitic subunit, whose translation MAHTKRGRFTVDLSVCALSSLPTDTLSVEKENDVLYRLLELLPERYTSKVLEEQRIPEGLIVQILIKARAIIASEPMLVELDSPVYACGDLHGQYYDLVNIFKRCPPLGGTVFGTDAKKARKETSSSIDDKTYSFLFLGDYVDRGARSVEVVVTLLALKIISPRHMTMLRGNHEDEQIMLLYGFYDECKRRYDIKLFKMFTDLFRILPVAALVNGSIFCVHGGLSAELRFVRDIPDTRPCNVPHSGIICDLLWADPETDLPAGVDWAPSSRRISSVFSERALERFLVENDIDLVCRAHQVVEEGFQFFPDHKKRHLLTIFSATNYCNEFGNRGGILRVDEKGVCSIITLEPPDFVQQRDIMLFRDPLPNPLSHD comes from the coding sequence ATGGCGCACACGAAGCGAGGGAGATTCACCGTGGATCtgtccgtgtgtgcgctcAGTAGCCTTCCTACAGATACTCTCTCTGTGGAAAAAGAGAATGATGTGCTTTACCGCCTTTTAGAACTTCTTCCTGAGCGCTACACGAGCAAAGTTTTGGAAGAGCAGCGAATCCCCGAGGGTCTCATCGTGCAAATTCTCATCAAGGCACGCGCTATAATAGCCAGTGAGCCGATGCTTGTCGAATTAGATTCCCCTGTTTACGCCTGCGGTGATCTACACGGGCAGTACTACGACTTGGTTAACATTTTCAAGCGGTGCCCACCACTGGGAGGCACCGTTTTCGGAACTGATGCGAAGAAGGCACGTAAAGAGACCAGCTCATCGATCGATGATAAAACATACAGTTTTCTCTTCCTTGGCGATTATGTCGACCGCGGCGCTCGCTCCGTTGAGGTCGTTGTGACACTGCTCGCTCTCAAGATTATTTCTCCGCGGCACATGACTATGCTTCGCGGAAACCACGAGGACGAACAAATCATGCTCTTGTATGGGTTTTACGATGAATGCAAGAGGCGCTATGACATCAAACTTTTCAAAATGTTCACCGATTTGTTCCGTATTCTACCTGTGGCGGCCCTGGTCAACGGCTCCATTTTCTGCGTACACGGCGGTCTCTCCGCGGAGCTCCGCTTCGTGCGAGACATCCCGGACACGCGTCCGTGCAACGTCCCGCACTCCGGCATCATTTGTGACCTTCTGTGGGCAGACCCCGAAACGGATCTGCCAGCTGGTGTGGACTGGGCCCCGAGCTCGCGCAGAATTTCATCTGTGTTTTCCGAACGGGCACTGGAGCGGTTTTTAGTTGAGAATGACATTGATTTGGTGTGCCGCGCACATCAGGTGGTCGAAGAAGGATTCCAGTTTTTCCCGGATCACAAAAAACGGCATTTGCTCACCATCTTCTCGGCAACTAACTACTGCAACGAGTTCGGGAATAGAGGCGGCATTTTACGTGTGGATGAGAAGGGTGTATGCAGCATCATCACGTTGGAGCCACCAGACTTTGTCCAGCAGCGGGATATCATGCTTTTTCGGGATCCGCTTCCAAACCCTCTGAGCCACGACTGA
- a CDS encoding putative 60S ribosomal protein L13a, protein MAFPSRKDAFRAQRKGAKKHRPEIIVIDLKDHVLGRAAAVVAKQLLLGKKITVVRCEQLNIAGTEIRNKIKYLQYLRKRKLTNPTKGPFHHRAPSDVFVRTVRSMLPRYTKRGMKALNSLVAYEGIPPNVVRTGGRVVIPRAQRHVCYRSERPYTVLGNMCKHVGWKYSDVVANLEKARVEKASRHHEKQAKLRDAWKSARKEALAKMPKHNVEVLKKFGYA, encoded by the coding sequence ATGGCCTTTCCTAGCCGCAAGGATGCGTtccgcgcgcagcgcaaggGCGCCAAGAAGCACCGCCCCGAGATCATCGTGATCGACCTGAAGGATCACGTGCTTGgtcgcgcggcggctgtggttgccaagcagctgctcctggGTAAGAAGATCACCGTGGTGCGCTGCGAGCAGCTCAACATTGCCGGTACGGAGATCCGCAACAAGATCAAGTACCTGCAGTACCTGCGCAAGCGGAAGCTGACGAACCCCACAAAGGGTCCCTTCCACCACCGTGCCCCGTCCGACGTGTTTGTCCGCACTGTGCGCAGCATGCTGCCCCGGTACACGAAGCGCGGCATGAAGGCGCTTAACTCGCTGGTGGCCTACGAGGGAATTCCGCCCAACGTGGTGCGCACGGGCGGGCGCGTGGTGATCCCGCGCGCCCAGCGCCATGTGTGCTACCGCTCGGAGCGTCCTTACACAGTGCTCGGCAACATGTGCAAGCACGTGGGCTGGAAGTAcagcgacgtcgtcgccAATCTCGAGAAGGCTCGCGTGGAGAAGGCGTCCCGCCACCACGAAAAGCAGGCGAAGCTTCGCGACGCGTGGAAGTCGGCCCGCAAGGAGGCGCTCGCCAAGATGCCCAAGCACAAcgtggaggtgctgaagaAGTTTGGCTACGCGTAa
- a CDS encoding putative lysyl-tRNA synthetase has translation MSSSEELRKQIEAIASQIADIKKTKGTDSDEYKSLVKQMGALRSQLPQDEKKTKKDKTVEPSYFESRLAMVKEMGLLGAAYPHKYHRQYTIPQYRRKYAPLLTEPDTSLDETVTIAGRIINKRSSGSKLHFITIQGDMEIVQVISALTEYIDQSKFAEIHSKLKRGDIIGIAGKPSLSKSNEFSLKATEITLLSTCYHMLPDDYFGLSSFEQRFRQRYLDFIVNRDNIKTFIQRANIIKYIRKFFDERDFVEVETPVLNQIAGGAAARPFVTHHNDLNQTMFLRIAPELYLKELVVGGMDRVYEIGKQFRNEGIDLTHNPEFTSCEAYWAYMDYHDWMTATEDLLYGLAVELHGSPIVRYAPKDSEGKPLPEATFNFSKPFKRLHIIPELEKRLKVSFDNVDFESDAGIQFLMDLCKKHKADCPPPYTAPRLLDALIAEFLEPECHDPCFICDHPRVMSPLAKWHRNDPRLTERFELFVNKKELANAYTELNNPIVQREEFLKQVRNRDKGDDESMEIDEGFVAALEHALPPTGGWGLGIDRLVMFLTSQSNIKEVLLFPAMKPEGKNAISYPPGTMLNGQGVPLL, from the coding sequence ATGTCGTCCTCCGAAGAGCTCCGTAAGCAGATAGAGGCTATTGCCTCCCAGATCGCAGACATCAAAAAGACGAAGGGTACTGATAGTGATGAGTACAAGTCGCTGGTGAAGCAGATgggtgcgctgcgcagccaGCTTCCGCAGGATGaaaagaagacgaagaaggaCAAGACGGTAGAGCCGTCGTACTTCGAGTCGCGCCTGGCGATGGTCAAGGAGATGGGTCTTCTTGGCGCTGCCTACCCCCACAAGTACCACCGTCAATACACAATTCCTCAGTATCGCAGGAAGTACGCGCCTTTGCTTACAGAGCCCGACACATCCCTCGACGAAACGGTGACAATCGCGGGCCGCATCATCAATAAGCGTAGCTCCGGTTCGAAGCTGCACTTCATTACTATCCAGGGCGATATGGAGATTGTGCAGGTGATTTCTGCCCTCACGGAATACATTGACCAGTCCAAGTTCGCTGAGATCCACTCCAAGCTGAAGCGCGGCGATATCATCGGTATTGCGGGTAAGCCGTCCCTATCCAAGAGCAACGAGTTTTCCCTCAAGGCAACCGAGATTACGCTTCTTTCAACTTGCTACCACATGCTCCCCGACGACTACTTTGGCCTTTCTTCCTTTGAGCAGCGCTTCCGTCAGCGCTACCTCGACTTTATTGTCAACCGCGACAATATCAAGACCTTCATTCAGCGTGCAAACATCATCAAGTACATTCGCAAGTTTTTCGATGAGCGGGACTTCGTGGAGGTCGAGACGCCGGTGCTCAACCAAAtcgctggtggcgccgcggcgcgtccTTTTGTGACGCACCACAACGACCTCAACCAGACCATGTTCCTGCGTATCGCGCCGGAGCTCTACCTGAAGGAGCTCGTCGTCGGTGGCATGGATCGCGTGTACGAAATAGGCAAGCAATTCCGTAACGAGGGCATCGATCTGACCCACAACCCCGAATTCACAAGCTGCGAGGCGTACTGGGCGTACATGGACTACCACGATTGGATGACCGCAACGGAGGACCTTCTGTACGGCCTGGCCGTGGAGCTTCACGGCTCGCCAATCGTCCGCTATGCGCCGAAGGACTCAGAGGGCAAGCCGCTGCCAGAGGCCACCTTCAACTTCAGCAAGCCGTTTAAGCGTCTGCACATTATTccggagctggagaagcgCTTGAAGGTATCCTTTGACAACGTTGACTTCGAGTCCGATGCGGGCATTCAGTTTCTGATGGACCTGTGCAAAAAGCATAAGGCTGACTGCCCTCCACCGTACACGGCGCCTCGTCTTCTTGATGCCCTGATCGCTGAGTTCCTGGAGCCCGAGTGCCACGACCCCTGCTTCATCTGCGATCACCCTCGCGTGATGTCACCTCTCGCCAAGTGGCACCGCAACGACCCTCGCCTGACGGAGCGCTTTGAGCTGTTCGTCAATAAAAAGGAGCTTGCTAATGCGTACACGGAGCTGAACAACCCTATCGTGCAACGTGAGGAATTCCTTAAACAGGTGCGGAACCGTGACAAGGGTGACGACGAATCTATGGAGATCGATGAGGGCTTCGTCGCAGCACTGgagcacgcgctgccgcccactGGTGGATGGGGTCTTGGCATCGACCGCCTTGTGATGTTCCTCACAAGTCAGTCCAACATCAAGGAAGTGCTTCTGTTCCCTGCCATGAAGCCTGAAGGCAAGAACGCGATTAGCTACCCTCCGGGAACGATGCTCAATGGTCAGGGCGTTCCTCTGTTGTAG
- the LmISP1 gene encoding putative ecotin has protein sequence MSYCKIEAPYPEAEAGEKRIIFALDPKGDEVEQEQCMLQLIPGRVLEMSRNDAANHQTLGGSIEQHTVEGFGAKFFHVKLAKQAVSTLMYVHAEDHGEKVRKFVAMSNAPMFPYRSRYPVVVYLPKDAELRYGIWCGGQQMQAATE, from the coding sequence ATGTCATACTGCAAGATCGAGGCCCCGTACCCGGAGGCAGAGGCCGGCGAGAAGCGGATCATTTTTGCCCTTGACCCCAAGGGCGATgaggtggagcaggagcagtGCATGCTGCAGCTTATCCCTGGCCGTGTGTTGGAGATGTCGCGCAACGACGCCGCGAATCATCAGAcgctcggcggcagcatTGAGCAGCACACCGTAGAGGGTTTTGGCGCCAAGTTCTTCCACGTGAAACTGGCGAAGCAGGCCGTCTCCACGCTCATGTACGTCCACGCTGAGGACCACGGCGAGAAGGTTCGCAAGTTTGTCGCCATGTCCAACGCACCCATGTTCCCGTACAGAAGCCGCTACCCCGTCGTGGTGTATCTGCCCAAAGATGCGGAGCTGCGCTACGGCATCTGGTGCGGAGGTCAGCAGATGCAGGCAGCCACGGAGTGA